The Phosphitispora fastidiosa region AGGTTATTCCCGTATTGTATTTATTATCAGTATCCAAAAGGTATTTCTTGCTTGTAGTACCGTGGGCTTCATGGCATTCGGTACACAGCAGCTTCTTGTTAGGATTTGCCTTAATAAAGTGGCCTCCTGAAGTAGCTGCATTATACTTGGCAGAAATGTCCGCTTCTGCCGGGGAACCGTCATGACACGCCATACAGGCATTGATTTTACCGATATCTGCTGCGGCATCAATAGCCACCCCGTCAATGTTATTTCTGAGCAGCCTGACATTTGAGGAGGCATGGTTTTCATGGCACTTCAGACACGCGATATCCATGTCAGGGCCATAGGGGTTGTCAGTCCCCTCCCTCTCCAGCAGTGAATGAGGCTTATTGATGAAATATGTCCTTTGATCAGACACAATCTTTCTGGTAACAGGTATGCCGGGCAGTTCAGTGTCAGCGCCATGACACTGCCAGCAGAACTCCTTATATGCAGGCACTTCTTCCCCTGTATTGGGGTTGATTACCAGCGGCAATGAGGTCTCCTCAGGCTCACCGGTCCAGTCATCAAGGGATACTATGGTACTCTTTAAGCCATAGGGGTTTTTCAGGGTATGCATAGTATGGTCTTCAAAGTGGCACTGCTCACAATTCACCTTGTAACCCGACTCCGGACCGGCTTCAAGAACCGGATGCCTTGAATTAGTGTCAAAATCATCATAATCATGGCAGGCAGCACATTTCAGTGGCGGCATATCCTTGGTACGAACATAGGATTTATACGTATCTCCTGTTATCCAGTGGTCATACTGGTGGCAGGATATGGCACAGGAAAAACCGACCTCCTCACCGGCAGAACCGTAACTGGTAATGAAGGCGAGTCTGTCTTTGTTGCTGCTGTAGGTAGCAACATCTACCTGTATAGCCCAGTCAAAATTGATATAGTGGCTGTTGTTCAGGTTCCAGTCATATGTATCATCCGCGTTACTTGTATCCTGAAACTTACTCTCACCACTGTGGGGGTCATGGCAAGCCCGGCAGCTGACCTTTAGTTCAGCAGCATGGCTGTGATAGTTTTTGGCATTACCTGCCCCAAATCTGCTGCCTATTACCGGTTCAATGGGTTCATTATCACCGTTAAAAGCGACATAATACCGGCTGTCATGGCAGCGGAAGCATATGGTATCATCTTCCTGGGACCAGTCAGTGATCCAATCTACCGGCCCATAGTCAATACCATAAACCGTTTCCGTAATACTGAAGAAATCATTATACCGCTCACGCAGCATATACCTGTTGTTGAGGTTGCCGTGAGGTTCATGGCACATGGTACAGGTATTGCGCCCATAAAAGTTTTTTTCATGGACTGTACCCAGATAATCATTTGACTGGTTGTTCAGGTATACCCCGCTGATTACAGTATCCGGTACATCAGGATAATCAGGATTATCCAGCCTTGGCTGGGTCTGGGTAAATCCATTATCCTCGTGACAGGAAATACATAAATTAGCCGAATTGGAGGAAATCATCAGGGGATAATCCTTGGACCCGTGCGGAACATGGCAGTTCCTGCAGGTAATATGTGTTACCTGGGAACTGGGAAGCTCTGAATTATGTTTCGACTCCATAAATGCGGTTTGATGATCCCTCCCAAAGGGGTTGGGCAGGTCTGAATTAACCCCATGACAAGCCCAGCAGAATTCATTACCGCCTCTTTTTATTTCGCCATCTTCCTTTGATATCGTTGCCAGCAAACGCGGCGCATAAACCGTATTATCCACCTCAGGTTCGAATTCAGGGCTGTAATGCGGGTTATGACAGGCATCACAGGAATAGCGCCCCTCAGGAATTTTGTGGTGAGACGGGTTATATACCGGATCAAAGGAAGCCTTGGTGTTATATTTGCTCTGGGACCCGTCATGACAAGTGTAGCAGGAGTCAGTAATAGTGCTGTAGTAAATCAATTCCTGACCTCTGGCGGAATGCATGGAATGACAGTTCTGGCACATGCCCTCTTTATTCTTATAATTGCCATGGGGACCATTGGGGTTGTCCGGATCGCCGATGTCCACTGCCGGCGTTGCCGAGGTATATATGGTCAGGGTAGATTCCTTCCCGGCAATATCCACTGCACTGACCTTGTAGAAATAGGTGGTTCCGTAACGGATTTCAGTGTCAGTGTAATAAAAAGACCATGCCTCAATACTGTTGGTTGCATCTATAGTATACTTTTCCAACTCGGTTATCAGGGCTTCACTCAAAAGAGCATAAGGTCCCGCCGCTGCAGTTGCCCGGTAAACCCTATAGCCCTGGATATCCCCCTCGGTATTGGCATTCCAGGTGAGTTTAACGATTTTCCCATTGGGGTCTTCGGGATTTGTATTCAGGAATGCACTAAGTCCTGTGGGTGTGGCCGGTGTCTTCGCATCCGTCCTGGAGCTCAGGGTTTCAGCTGCCGCCGTCGTTGTGTAAAACGTACTGTTTCCGGCATTATCAACAGCATTGATTTTATACTCATAGTTTACTGCCGCATTCAGTTCGGCATCACTGTAGCTGTTTATATAGGAATACCCAATATACCTGAAAGTGGCGCCCGAATCCTCAGAGCGATAGATCTCGTACCCGTTCATACCGCTGTCACCGGCCTGGCTGTCAGTGGCGGCATTCCAGCTTATGGTTATAGCAGAACCGGTAATGCCTGATGTTGAGAGGTTTTCCGAACCTGGCAGGACAGGGCTGGTGTTGTCATCATAGACATTTACCGTCACCGTCTTTTCATTATAACCCCACATCCCGTTGCTGGACGTACCGATACCCCACAGCTTGATGTTATAGCTCCCATAGGGGACAGAACCGTCTACCGTTACCTTGGCAGTGAACTGCTCATCATGTGCGGTCTGGTTCCTGTCGGTAAAAGCCCCGGCGACCGTCCCGTCATCAAGGGTAACACCCTTTTGGGCATTGGGGTTGCCGGTATCGGGAAAAGCCGTTGCCCATACGTAAGGGCTGTTGATGGGCGCATTCCAGGAGGTGTCCTGTGTGGCAACAAACCAAGGAACATCAGCTGACAGGTCCTTCTTATCCACCAGCCATTTGGATGTATCCGGCACCTGGATAGCGCCGGCAACCGTAAAACGGCCATACCCCAGACCAACGGTCTTAAAATCTACGGTAAAGCTGCTGTCACGGTTGACAGTAACACTTGAGGTCCGTGGCGTAATCCCATTGATTTTTTCTATGGCAAGGTATCCTGTCTCATAACCGTGGCAGGAAATACAGTAAGGCTTGTTCCCTGTTTGGGAGCTGTCAAGATGGTTGGTAGGCCAGCTGAGAGCAATTGCAGGCATGAGTAACAGCCCGGCCAATATTAGTATCAGACCCAGCAGCTTTTTGTAATATTTTATTGCTTCTTTCAGCTTCAGCATCATCTTCATCATCCCACTACTCATATAACATCATCCTGTTACTCACCATGACATCGCCGTGCTGCTCACCCTGCTACTCATCAGGATACCTGGTTTTGTCATGGCAGTCCTCACAACCGTCGTCTTCATTAAACCTTTTCAGAACCGTTGAAGGGAAGCCGTCACGGCGGATATGAGTCCCTTCCATGGTGGTACCATGGGAAAAGTGACAGGTCTGGCAAATGATTTTCCCGTTCTCGTAAGGTAAATACACAGAGGCCGGGATAGCCACATCGGCATCGGTCACGTACTTTGCTTCAATATTAACCGGGTGCATGAACATATGCATTGAAGAAGTCGATAATTTCATCCCGGGCTGCTGTGTTGCTGTAAGAGCAGTTCTGCTGGAACCGGCTCCCTGGTTAAAGTCACTGTGGCATGCCCCGCAAAACTCGACAGCTCCACTGACATAAGTGGTTTTTTCATAGACGGCATAAGTTACCGCATAGGCCTCTGTTTTAATCAGCGGTTCTGAGGGGTCATTGCTGACCCGCATATTTTCCCGCAGGCTGCGGTAATTCTCCGAACCATGGGGGTCATGGCACGAGGCGCATGACAGGCGCGACTCTGCAGTATCAAAAACCTCGATATTGTTTCCTGTTGCCGCATAATGGTAAATGTTCAGATCATGTCTTGAGGTCGGTACATAAGCCTCGTCTATAACCGTCTGGGTTTCAAAAGAGCCATAGGGCCCGCCAATGGATTCATACCAGGTTGACCTGCTGGGATCTTCAGACACATCAAGGCTTTCCGGTCCCCTGTATTTCCCCCGCAAGACATCATATTTGCTCTGGGTCCCGTCATGGCACGTAACGCACAGCCTATCGGTATTTACTTCAGTTATCAGCCGCGGCCCCAGAGCGCTGTGGGTAGCGTGGCAGTTCTGGCACAGGTCAGGGTTGTCCCAATAGTAGCCGTGAGGGTTGACATCAGGCGGAAAGGCCCTGGCAACGGTATAAGCAGCATCAACACCGTCTTCAGCAACTACTTTAATAAAGTAATTGAGATAAGAAGTCAGTCCGGGCTTCATATATGAATATCTGCCGGCGCCTGTCTCTGCCACCGTATAGTCCGGTACTGCCCCCCACTGGTTACTTGTTGATACATAAACATGATACCTTACGGCAACCGGAACCTGTTCCCAGTACACAGCAACATTGACACTGGGGCTGGAACCTGTTGCCACCTTGGTTATCCTTGGTTTGAGATCTTTAAGGGTCTTGAAACTGTGCTCACCGGAAACAGCCATGTTGTTGGACAGGTCCCTGGACTTTACCCGGACATAGTACGTGGTCTGACCGGATAGTTTTTTCAGACTGATACTATGACTGGTTACCTTGTCGTCATAGGAAATTGCCCATTTATAGGAACCTGGGCTAATACCGTATTCCACGGTGGAATTAGCCGGATCATCAGTGGACCATGATATCACCGCCGAATTGGCCGTCACATCACTGTAAACAACATTCGAAATAACCGGAGGAGTAGAATCGAGGTCCACAGGTGTAGTAAACTCGCCAATCTCACTTGATTTTTCGTTACCCGCAGCATCTTTAACAGTTATCATATAAAAATAAGTAGTGTCTGTGGTCAGCCCTGTCAGATCAACACTGTGGCTTAAGGCTCTGACTGTGCTTACCTTGCTGAAGTCCCATGTCGGGGAAGTATATACCTTGTAGTTGACCGCATAAGAACTATATTCATCAGTGGAAAAGGAAACTGCCGCCGCATTCCCGACAACCTCCTGGACCGCATTTGTAATCAGCCTTGGCGGGGTCACATCCCAGACATAGATTTCATCAAAATAGGCTTTCCGGTTATATTCACCAAGGGCAATTTTGCCGTAATACAAAGATGAATCCGAGGTATATCCGATACGTATATCGTTTACATAGGCATCGATATTTGCCCCCGCAAACTTGAGCTTCAGGACTACCGGATAGGGGTTCTGGCTGACTTCGGCAGCATCCTCCCCGATAAATGGGATGTCATAATTATAAACAGCGCCATTAACCCGTCTCCATTCCGCCAGGTCAACTCTGAGGCCGTTGACTTTCTTATAAAGCATAAGTTTTGCAGAAGCTTCAGTACCTGTATCGCTGTACTCCATAGCATAGTAGTTATTCTCATTGGCCCAGCGTCCCGCAAGGGAAATGGTGCCATCAGAATCAGTTGAATATACCTTGGCCTCAACAGCATAATCAAACCAACTGGAAGAACCGGCAACCGACCACGCCTCATCAGAAGACGGGTCAATAATTTCTGTATATTCACCGTTGGCAACAGTCCAACTCCCCCTTACCGGGGTCCAGTCATAACCACCCAGGTTAAACTGATCATAGAAATAGGTTCCCAGCTGAGACTGTGCCGGGGGAGTATGACACACTATACCCGCTACAGCTACTGCTGCTATCAGGGCAATTGCAAGATAATATTTTCGCAGCCTGTGGTTCATGCCTTCCCCCCTTCCGGCGCATTTCATTCCTGCTTCAGCGCATTTATATTTCTAATTTCTGCCGTATACTTCAATACGGTTGTTTTCACGGTCAGCAACATAGAGTCTGCCATCACTGTCAATAGTTACACCGGTGGGGAAATTAAAACTCCCGCCGGCCATGCCTCTGTTCCCAATCTCTTCAAAGACCTTGCCATCTTCCATGATACCGTAAACCCTATGGGCAAAGGTGTCTGCTGTATAGATACGGTTGTTTTCACTGTCAAAAGCTATGCCCTTGGGATTGGTCAGAATATTGGCGTCCACCAGGGTTTTGGTAAATTTACCCTCCATTGAATAAACATCAATCCTGCCATTATTTGAATTGGACAAGTAGATACTGCCATCTGCATCATCATCAACAGCTATGCCGTTTACATAGGACAATTCCCCATGGGCTGCTCCGGCCTTGCCAAACTCCCTGACGAATTTTCCACTGTCGTCAAAAACCAGAATTCGCTGTTGGCTCACATCAGAAACATATATATTACCCCGGCTGTCTGCGGCAACCGCAACCGGCATCACTACAGCACCGGTTTGCTGTCTTTCCCGGGCTGACGGGATTACTCCCAGCTGTTTCCCTTCAAAATCAATTACCTGGACCCTTTGGTTATAAAAGTCGGCAACATAAATCTTCCTGCCGCTGACAGCCACACCCGTGGGATAATTGAACTGTCCGGCTCCGGAACCCGGGCCGCCCAGAGCTTTGACATAATTTCCATTCCTATCAAAAACAGCAATCCTATGATTTACACTATCAGCTGCCACTATTTCGCCCCACGAGCTGACGGCCACAGCAAGAGGCCGTTGTAACCGCTGTGAGTCGTAAATAGAAAAAAGGTACTCATATCTGGTTCCTGGAAGAGAAACAGCCGGAGCGATAGGATTGCGTTTCGTCTTCAGATAATGCCAGCCAAAAAACAGCAGGGCAATGATAATCAGGACAAGAATAGCAATAATAAGGTCTTTTTGTTTTACCCTTTTTGGTATCAACCTGGCACCTAGCTGTGATAATTCCATCATAACACCCCCGTTTTACTTCTTATGACACTCTTCACAAACACCCTGGCGATCCATACGAAGCAGAGCTGTTGAACCGGTTATCTTGTTTTCTCCTGTCTTGAACGTACCATGAGCCTGGTGGCAGGTAAGACAAACAACCACATTTACACCTGTTCCTGATTCCAGGGGCAGCGCCGAAGAATAGTATTCACCGCGAAAAATAAGGGGTGTATTTACGGCATGCATAAACTTGTTCATTGACTGCGCCGAAACGGTCAGCCCCGCAATCTGGGTAGTTGTAGCCCCAATAGCGCCACTGCCCGATGCCTGGGCATAATCACTGTGACAGGCTGAGCAGAAATAAATACTGCCTGTATTATAGTAAATGTCCTCACCGTAACCGCCGGTCAGGTCCGGGTCGGTCCTGGCATAGGCCTGGAAATCAAGGTTCACAGAAACATCATAGGTAACTTCGATTACTGTCTTCAGGTTTCTGAAGTTACTGGTGTTACCATGTGGGTCATGACAATCAACACATCCAAGACCTATGTCACGGTCACTGACACCCCCGGGAGCGCCGGAAATAATTGTTCCCAGATTGTGAATGGAAGTAGGCAGTAAGGAAATAGGCTCAGTGCTCAGGGAACTGTAAGCTTCATAAACGACTATCTCGACCGGCTGACCGGAAGATGCCAAAGGCCCAAAGGGACCGCCTGAGGTATCGGCATATGTGTCATCCAGCCTTACCTTGCCGTTCCGGACATCGTATTTGCTCTGGGTACCATCGTGACAGGTAGTGCACAAGGCAACACTGGTTGGCTGAACCAGGAGATAACCCCCGCTGGCGCTGTGAGTAACATGACAAGCCGCACACAGACTGGAATTAAGCCTAAATGAACCATGCACATTATTGTTTGGCGGATAAGCTGCAGTGATGGCATAGCTCCCGGTACTGTCGGTAACCTTAAAATAATAGTTGTAGTAATTATCCAGGCCGTTATCTG contains the following coding sequences:
- a CDS encoding cytochrome c3 family protein is translated as MKILIKLLAAAVILGLFSVPVSAGVKIDGVIIDPGEGATSAATVYYQGSPPFNIYRSLDGTQWSTCAAGNSESSYTDNGLDNYYNYYFKVTDSTGSYAITAAYPPNNNVHGSFRLNSSLCAACHVTHSASGGYLLVQPTSVALCTTCHDGTQSKYDVRNGKVRLDDTYADTSGGPFGPLASSGQPVEIVVYEAYSSLSTEPISLLPTSIHNLGTIISGAPGGVSDRDIGLGCVDCHDPHGNTSNFRNLKTVIEVTYDVSVNLDFQAYARTDPDLTGGYGEDIYYNTGSIYFCSACHSDYAQASGSGAIGATTTQIAGLTVSAQSMNKFMHAVNTPLIFRGEYYSSALPLESGTGVNVVVCLTCHQAHGTFKTGENKITGSTALLRMDRQGVCEECHKK
- a CDS encoding cytochrome c3 family protein, which gives rise to MNHRLRKYYLAIALIAAVAVAGIVCHTPPAQSQLGTYFYDQFNLGGYDWTPVRGSWTVANGEYTEIIDPSSDEAWSVAGSSSWFDYAVEAKVYSTDSDGTISLAGRWANENNYYAMEYSDTGTEASAKLMLYKKVNGLRVDLAEWRRVNGAVYNYDIPFIGEDAAEVSQNPYPVVLKLKFAGANIDAYVNDIRIGYTSDSSLYYGKIALGEYNRKAYFDEIYVWDVTPPRLITNAVQEVVGNAAAVSFSTDEYSSYAVNYKVYTSPTWDFSKVSTVRALSHSVDLTGLTTDTTYFYMITVKDAAGNEKSSEIGEFTTPVDLDSTPPVISNVVYSDVTANSAVISWSTDDPANSTVEYGISPGSYKWAISYDDKVTSHSISLKKLSGQTTYYVRVKSRDLSNNMAVSGEHSFKTLKDLKPRITKVATGSSPSVNVAVYWEQVPVAVRYHVYVSTSNQWGAVPDYTVAETGAGRYSYMKPGLTSYLNYFIKVVAEDGVDAAYTVARAFPPDVNPHGYYWDNPDLCQNCHATHSALGPRLITEVNTDRLCVTCHDGTQSKYDVLRGKYRGPESLDVSEDPSRSTWYESIGGPYGSFETQTVIDEAYVPTSRHDLNIYHYAATGNNIEVFDTAESRLSCASCHDPHGSENYRSLRENMRVSNDPSEPLIKTEAYAVTYAVYEKTTYVSGAVEFCGACHSDFNQGAGSSRTALTATQQPGMKLSTSSMHMFMHPVNIEAKYVTDADVAIPASVYLPYENGKIICQTCHFSHGTTMEGTHIRRDGFPSTVLKRFNEDDGCEDCHDKTRYPDE
- a CDS encoding 6-bladed beta-propeller, with translation MMELSQLGARLIPKRVKQKDLIIAILVLIIIALLFFGWHYLKTKRNPIAPAVSLPGTRYEYLFSIYDSQRLQRPLAVAVSSWGEIVAADSVNHRIAVFDRNGNYVKALGGPGSGAGQFNYPTGVAVSGRKIYVADFYNQRVQVIDFEGKQLGVIPSARERQQTGAVVMPVAVAADSRGNIYVSDVSQQRILVFDDSGKFVREFGKAGAAHGELSYVNGIAVDDDADGSIYLSNSNNGRIDVYSMEGKFTKTLVDANILTNPKGIAFDSENNRIYTADTFAHRVYGIMEDGKVFEEIGNRGMAGGSFNFPTGVTIDSDGRLYVADRENNRIEVYGRN